From the genome of Parazoarcus communis, one region includes:
- the fusA gene encoding elongation factor G: protein MARKTPIERYRNIGISAHIDAGKTTTTERILFYTGVNHKIGEVHDGAATMDWMAQEQERGITITSAATTCFWKGMEMSYPEHRFNIIDTPGHVDFTIEVERSMRVLDGACMVYCAVGGVQPQSETVWRQATKYKVPRLAFVNKMDRSGANFFKVVEQMKQRLKANPVPIVIPIGAEDTFTGVVDLVRMKAIIWDEASQGMKFEYKEIPAELVELANEWREQMVEAAAEANEDLMNEYLENGDLSPEKINAGLRQRTLACEIQPMLCGTAFKNKGVQRMLDAVIELLPSPVDIPPVVGIDDDEKETSRKADDKEKFSALAFKLMTDPFVGQLTFVRVYSGVLNSGETVLNSVKGKKERIGRILQMHANEREEIKEVLAGDIAACVGLKEVTTGETLCDPSAPIILERMIFPDPVIHVAVEPKTKSDQERMGIALGRLAAEDPSFRVRTDEESGQTIISGMGELHLEIIVDRMKREFNVEANVGAPQVAYREAIRKAVEQEGKFVKQSGGRGQYGHVWIKLEPNETGKGYEFVDAIKGGVVPREYIPAVDKGLQDTLPNGVLAGFPVVDVKVTLFDGSYHDVDSNENAFKMAASMAFKDAMRKANPVLLEPMMAVVVETPEDYMGNVMGDLSGRRGIVQGMEDLIGGVKEIKAEVPLAEMFGYATQLRSLSQGRATYSMEFKHYSEAPKSVAEAVINNRK from the coding sequence GTGGCTCGCAAGACTCCTATTGAGCGCTACCGCAACATCGGTATCTCAGCGCACATCGACGCCGGCAAGACGACAACGACCGAGCGCATCCTTTTCTACACCGGTGTCAATCACAAGATTGGTGAAGTGCATGATGGCGCCGCCACCATGGACTGGATGGCGCAAGAGCAGGAGCGCGGGATCACGATTACCTCCGCTGCGACGACCTGCTTCTGGAAGGGCATGGAAATGTCCTATCCCGAGCACCGCTTCAACATCATCGACACCCCGGGACACGTTGACTTCACGATCGAAGTCGAGCGTTCCATGCGTGTGCTCGATGGCGCGTGCATGGTCTATTGCGCTGTGGGTGGTGTTCAGCCGCAGTCGGAAACCGTGTGGCGTCAGGCTACCAAGTACAAGGTTCCTCGTCTGGCCTTCGTGAACAAGATGGACCGCTCCGGCGCCAACTTCTTCAAGGTCGTCGAGCAGATGAAGCAGCGCCTGAAGGCAAATCCCGTGCCGATCGTGATTCCTATCGGTGCCGAAGATACCTTTACCGGTGTTGTCGATCTGGTTCGCATGAAGGCGATCATCTGGGACGAAGCGTCCCAGGGCATGAAGTTCGAGTACAAAGAGATTCCTGCAGAGCTCGTCGAGCTTGCAAACGAGTGGCGCGAACAGATGGTTGAGGCGGCTGCAGAAGCCAACGAAGACCTGATGAACGAGTACCTCGAGAACGGTGATCTGTCGCCTGAGAAGATCAATGCCGGTCTGCGTCAGCGTACGCTGGCTTGCGAAATTCAGCCGATGCTCTGCGGTACCGCATTCAAGAACAAGGGTGTCCAGCGCATGCTCGACGCCGTCATCGAGCTGCTGCCGTCGCCGGTGGATATTCCCCCGGTCGTTGGTATCGATGACGACGAGAAGGAAACTTCGCGCAAGGCTGACGACAAGGAAAAGTTCTCGGCGCTTGCATTCAAGCTCATGACCGACCCGTTCGTCGGTCAGCTGACCTTTGTACGTGTTTACTCCGGTGTGCTGAACTCCGGTGAGACCGTGCTGAACTCGGTGAAGGGCAAGAAAGAGCGTATCGGCCGGATCCTGCAGATGCACGCCAACGAGCGTGAAGAAATCAAGGAAGTGCTGGCCGGCGACATCGCAGCCTGCGTGGGTCTGAAGGAAGTGACCACGGGTGAAACCCTGTGTGATCCAAGCGCACCCATCATTCTTGAGCGCATGATCTTCCCGGATCCGGTGATTCACGTTGCCGTTGAGCCGAAGACCAAGAGCGACCAGGAGCGCATGGGTATCGCGCTGGGTCGTCTGGCTGCAGAAGATCCGTCGTTCCGCGTGCGTACTGACGAAGAATCTGGTCAGACCATCATCTCGGGTATGGGCGAATTGCACCTCGAGATCATCGTCGACCGCATGAAGCGTGAGTTCAACGTCGAAGCAAACGTCGGTGCGCCTCAGGTCGCATACCGCGAGGCAATCCGCAAGGCTGTCGAGCAGGAAGGCAAGTTCGTCAAGCAGTCTGGTGGTCGCGGTCAGTACGGTCACGTGTGGATCAAGCTCGAGCCGAACGAAACCGGCAAGGGTTACGAATTCGTCGATGCGATCAAGGGTGGTGTGGTTCCGCGCGAATACATCCCTGCTGTCGACAAGGGTCTGCAGGACACGCTGCCGAACGGCGTGCTCGCCGGCTTCCCGGTCGTGGATGTGAAGGTCACGCTGTTTGACGGTTCCTACCACGATGTCGACTCGAACGAAAACGCGTTCAAGATGGCTGCTTCGATGGCCTTCAAGGATGCAATGCGCAAGGCCAACCCCGTGCTGCTCGAGCCGATGATGGCTGTTGTGGTCGAGACGCCTGAGGACTACATGGGTAACGTGATGGGCGACCTGTCGGGTCGTCGCGGCATCGTTCAGGGCATGGAAGACCTCATCGGTGGTGTGAAAGAGATCAAGGCTGAAGTGCCGCTTGCCGAGATGTTCGGTTACGCGACCCAGCTGCGCTCGCTGTCACAGGGTCGTGCGACCTATTCGATGGAATTCAAGCACTACTCGGAAGCGCCCAAGAGCGTCGCCGAGGCAGTGATCAACAATCGCAAGTAA
- the rpsG gene encoding 30S ribosomal protein S7 encodes MPRRREVPKREILPDPKFASQDVSKFINVIMQSGKKAVAERIVYGAFDHISTKSGKDPLEVFASAVANVKPVVEVKSRRVGGANYQVPVEVRPSRRMALSMRWLRESARKRAEKSMAQRLAGELLEAADGRGAAMKKREEVHRMAEANKAFSHYRF; translated from the coding sequence ATGCCGCGTCGTCGCGAAGTACCAAAACGTGAAATTCTGCCGGATCCGAAATTCGCATCGCAGGATGTTTCCAAGTTCATCAACGTGATCATGCAGTCCGGCAAGAAGGCCGTTGCTGAGCGCATCGTCTATGGTGCCTTTGATCACATCTCGACCAAGTCGGGCAAGGATCCGCTCGAGGTTTTCGCCTCTGCGGTTGCCAACGTCAAGCCGGTGGTCGAAGTCAAGAGCCGTCGCGTCGGTGGTGCAAACTACCAGGTGCCGGTCGAGGTTCGTCCTTCCCGCCGTATGGCGCTCTCGATGCGCTGGCTGCGTGAGTCGGCCCGCAAGCGTGCCGAGAAGTCGATGGCCCAGCGTCTTGCTGGCGAGCTGCTCGAGGCCGCTGATGGCCGTGGCGCTGCCATGAAGAAGCGCGAGGAAGTCCACAGGATGGCCGAGGCTAACAAGGCATTCTCACACTACCGCTTCTGA
- the rpsL gene encoding 30S ribosomal protein S12, translating to MPTINQLVRKPRQLEVIKSKVPALEACPQKRGVCTRVYTTTPKKPNSALRKVAKVRLTNGFEVISYIGGEGHNLQEHSVVLIRGGRVKDLPGVRYHIVRGSLDLQGVKDRKQSRSKYGAKRPKKA from the coding sequence ATGCCAACAATCAATCAGCTTGTCCGCAAGCCGCGTCAGCTGGAAGTAATCAAGAGCAAGGTTCCTGCGCTCGAAGCCTGCCCGCAGAAGCGTGGCGTGTGTACGCGCGTTTACACGACAACTCCGAAGAAGCCGAACTCGGCGCTGCGTAAAGTGGCCAAGGTTCGTCTGACCAACGGTTTTGAAGTCATTTCGTACATCGGTGGTGAAGGTCACAACCTCCAGGAGCACTCCGTGGTCCTGATCCGTGGTGGCCGGGTAAAGGATTTGCCGGGTGTGCGTTACCACATCGTTCGCGGCTCCCTCGATCTTCAGGGTGTCAAGGATCGGAAGCAGTCGCGCTCCAAGTACGGCGCGAAGCGTCCGAAGAAAGCCTGA
- the rpoC gene encoding DNA-directed RNA polymerase subunit beta' produces MKSLLADLFKQTLPHEEEFEAITIGLASPDKIRSWSYGEVKKPETINYRTFKPERDGLFCAKIFGPVKDYECLCGKYKRLKHRGVICEKCGVEVTLSKVRRERMGHIELASVVAHIWFLKSLPSRLGMVLDMTLRDIERVLYFEAFVVVEPGMTPLNRGQLLTEDDYLAKVEEYGDDFDAVMGAEGIRELLRTLDVSLEIEKLRSDLETTGSEAKVKKYSKRLKVLEAFQHSGIKPEWMILEVLPVLPPDLRPLVPLDGGRFATSDLNDLYRRVINRNNRLKRLLELKAPDIIVRNEKRMLQESVDSLLDNGRRGKAMTGANKRPLKSLADMIKGKGGRFRQNLLGKRVDYSGRSVITVGPQLKLHQCGLPKLMALELFKPFIFNKLELLGLATTIKQAKKMVELQEPVVWDILEDVIREHPVMLNRAPTLHRLGIQAFEPVLIEGKAIQLHPLVCVAFNADFDGDQMAVHVPLSLEAQMEARTLMLASNNVLSPANGEPIIVPSQDIVLGLYYATREGVNVPGEGMFMADVSEVKRAYESGQISLHARITVRLKEADLGPDGERIERIGRYETTAGRAILSEILPAGLPFSVIDKPLKKKEISKLINASFRRCGLRATVIFADQLMQFGYRLATRAGISIAVKDMLVPKLKEDLIRAAESEVKEIAQQYTSGLVTDGERYNKVVDIWGRCGDQVAKAMMEQLGSEEVVDREGKTVKQEAFNSIYMMADSGARGSAAQIRQLAGMRGLMAKPDGSIIETPITTNFREGLNVLQYFISTHGARKGLADTALKTANSGYLTRRLVDVTQDLVVIEDDCGTREGFSMKALIEGGEVIEPLRDRILGRVCVDDIVSPDTQETVIEAGSLLDEDAVDLVESLGVDEVKVRTPLTCETRYGLCAQCYGRDLGRGMRVNAGEAVGVIAAQSIGEPGTQLTMRTFHVGGAASRAASASGVEAKSTGTIRFAGNMRYVSSAKGEKVVIARSAEVVVADEMGRERERHKLPYGAMLLVDDGGTVKAGAQLATWDPHTRPIVTEYSGTVKFENVEEGATVAKQIDEVTGLSTLVVIDSKRRSPTGTAKGVRPQVKLLDENGEEVRIAGTDHAVTITFQVGSLITVKDGQQVFVGDVLARIPQESAKTRDITGGLPRVAELFEARSPKDAGLLAEYTGTVSFGKDTKGKQRLVITEPDGTVHEFLIPKDKHLMVHDGQVVNKGEHIVDGPADPHDILRLQGINALARYIIDEVQDVYRLQGVKINDKHIEVIVRQMLRRVVISDSGDSRFIREEQVERSEVLDENDRLEAEGKLPAQYENVLLGITKASLSTDSFISAASFQETTRVLTEAAIMGKRDELRGLKENVIVGRLIPAGTGLAYHRSRKAQVAGEDLGSGHAWAPEEVVAEVHQDSHTS; encoded by the coding sequence ATGAAGAGCCTGCTCGCTGACCTGTTCAAGCAAACCTTGCCGCATGAGGAAGAGTTCGAAGCCATTACCATTGGCCTCGCCTCGCCCGACAAGATCCGGTCGTGGTCCTACGGTGAAGTCAAGAAGCCCGAGACCATCAACTACCGTACGTTCAAACCCGAACGCGACGGTCTGTTCTGCGCCAAGATTTTCGGGCCGGTCAAGGACTACGAGTGTCTGTGCGGCAAATACAAGCGCCTCAAGCACCGTGGCGTGATCTGCGAAAAGTGTGGCGTTGAAGTCACGTTGTCGAAAGTGCGCCGCGAGCGCATGGGCCATATCGAACTGGCCAGCGTCGTTGCACACATCTGGTTCCTGAAGAGCTTGCCGAGCCGTCTCGGCATGGTGCTCGACATGACCCTGCGCGACATCGAGCGCGTGCTTTACTTCGAAGCCTTCGTGGTGGTTGAGCCGGGTATGACCCCGCTCAACCGCGGTCAGCTGCTGACCGAGGACGACTACCTGGCGAAGGTCGAAGAGTACGGCGACGACTTCGATGCCGTGATGGGCGCCGAAGGTATTCGCGAACTGCTGCGCACCCTCGACGTCAGCCTCGAAATCGAGAAGCTGCGTTCCGACCTCGAGACCACCGGCTCCGAAGCCAAGGTGAAGAAGTATTCCAAGCGCCTCAAGGTGCTCGAGGCGTTCCAGCACTCGGGCATCAAGCCCGAGTGGATGATTCTCGAAGTGCTGCCGGTGCTGCCGCCTGACCTGCGCCCGCTGGTGCCGCTGGACGGTGGCCGTTTCGCCACCTCCGACCTGAACGATCTGTATCGTCGCGTCATCAACCGTAACAACCGCCTGAAGCGTCTGCTCGAGCTGAAGGCGCCGGACATCATCGTTCGTAACGAAAAGCGCATGCTGCAGGAGTCGGTCGACTCCCTGCTCGACAACGGTCGTCGCGGCAAGGCCATGACGGGCGCCAACAAGCGTCCGCTGAAGTCGCTCGCCGACATGATCAAGGGCAAGGGCGGTCGTTTCCGTCAGAACCTGCTGGGCAAGCGCGTTGACTACTCGGGTCGTTCGGTCATTACCGTTGGTCCGCAGCTCAAGCTGCACCAGTGCGGTCTGCCGAAGCTGATGGCGCTTGAGCTGTTCAAGCCCTTCATCTTCAACAAGCTCGAACTGCTCGGGCTGGCGACCACGATCAAGCAGGCCAAGAAAATGGTCGAGCTGCAGGAGCCGGTGGTGTGGGACATCCTCGAGGATGTCATCCGCGAACATCCGGTGATGCTGAACCGTGCGCCCACCCTGCACCGCCTTGGCATCCAGGCATTCGAGCCGGTGCTGATCGAAGGCAAGGCCATCCAGCTGCATCCGCTCGTCTGCGTCGCGTTCAACGCCGACTTCGACGGTGACCAGATGGCCGTCCACGTGCCGCTGTCGCTGGAAGCGCAGATGGAAGCCCGCACGCTGATGCTGGCCTCGAACAACGTGCTTTCGCCCGCCAACGGCGAGCCGATCATCGTACCGTCGCAGGATATCGTTCTCGGTCTGTACTACGCCACCCGCGAAGGTGTGAACGTGCCTGGCGAAGGCATGTTCATGGCCGACGTGAGCGAAGTGAAGCGTGCGTACGAGTCGGGTCAGATCTCGCTGCATGCACGTATCACGGTGCGTCTGAAGGAAGCCGACCTGGGGCCTGACGGCGAGCGCATCGAACGTATCGGCCGTTATGAAACCACGGCCGGGCGTGCGATTCTGTCCGAGATCCTGCCGGCAGGCCTGCCGTTCAGCGTCATTGACAAGCCGCTCAAGAAGAAGGAAATCTCGAAGCTCATCAACGCATCGTTCCGCCGTTGCGGTCTGCGTGCGACGGTGATCTTCGCCGACCAGCTGATGCAGTTCGGTTACCGTCTCGCAACCCGTGCCGGTATCTCGATTGCGGTCAAGGACATGCTGGTTCCGAAGCTGAAGGAAGACCTGATTCGCGCAGCCGAAAGTGAAGTCAAGGAAATCGCCCAGCAGTACACCTCGGGTCTGGTAACGGACGGCGAGCGCTACAACAAGGTCGTGGACATCTGGGGTCGCTGTGGCGACCAGGTAGCCAAGGCCATGATGGAGCAGCTTGGCTCGGAAGAAGTGGTCGACCGCGAAGGCAAGACGGTCAAGCAGGAAGCGTTCAACTCGATTTACATGATGGCCGACTCGGGCGCGCGGGGTTCCGCGGCCCAGATCCGTCAGCTTGCCGGCATGCGTGGCCTGATGGCCAAGCCGGATGGCTCGATTATCGAGACGCCTATCACGACCAACTTCCGTGAAGGTCTGAACGTTCTGCAGTACTTCATCTCCACGCACGGTGCCCGTAAGGGTCTGGCCGACACGGCGCTGAAGACGGCAAACTCGGGTTACCTGACGCGCCGTCTGGTCGACGTGACTCAGGATCTGGTGGTCATCGAGGACGATTGCGGCACGCGTGAAGGTTTCTCGATGAAGGCCCTGATTGAGGGTGGTGAGGTGATCGAGCCCTTGCGCGACCGGATTCTCGGCCGCGTCTGCGTCGATGACATCGTCAGTCCCGATACGCAGGAAACCGTTATCGAGGCAGGCTCGCTGCTCGACGAAGATGCTGTCGACCTCGTAGAGAGCCTCGGTGTCGATGAAGTCAAGGTGCGTACGCCGCTGACCTGCGAAACGCGCTACGGCCTGTGTGCCCAGTGCTATGGTCGTGACCTTGGTCGCGGCATGCGCGTCAACGCCGGTGAGGCTGTCGGTGTGATCGCCGCACAGTCGATCGGTGAGCCGGGTACCCAGCTGACCATGCGTACCTTCCACGTCGGTGGTGCCGCTTCGCGGGCTGCATCCGCGAGCGGTGTCGAGGCGAAATCAACCGGTACCATCCGCTTTGCCGGCAACATGCGCTACGTTTCGAGCGCCAAGGGCGAGAAGGTTGTGATCGCGCGCTCGGCAGAGGTTGTGGTTGCCGACGAGATGGGCCGCGAGCGCGAGCGTCACAAGCTCCCGTACGGTGCAATGCTGCTGGTCGACGACGGTGGAACCGTCAAGGCCGGCGCGCAGCTTGCGACCTGGGATCCGCACACCCGTCCGATCGTCACCGAATACTCCGGTACGGTGAAGTTCGAGAACGTCGAGGAAGGTGCAACGGTCGCCAAGCAGATTGACGAAGTGACCGGTCTGTCGACCCTGGTAGTCATCGACTCCAAGCGTCGCTCCCCGACGGGTACGGCGAAGGGTGTCCGGCCGCAGGTCAAGCTGCTTGACGAGAACGGCGAAGAGGTCCGCATCGCCGGTACCGATCACGCAGTGACCATCACCTTCCAGGTCGGTTCGCTGATTACGGTCAAGGATGGTCAGCAGGTCTTCGTGGGCGACGTGCTTGCACGTATCCCGCAGGAATCGGCTAAGACGCGTGACATTACCGGTGGTCTGCCGCGCGTTGCCGAACTGTTTGAAGCCCGTTCGCCGAAGGACGCAGGCCTGCTCGCCGAGTACACCGGTACGGTTTCCTTCGGTAAGGACACCAAGGGCAAGCAGCGTCTGGTCATCACCGAGCCCGATGGCACGGTGCATGAATTCCTGATCCCGAAGGACAAGCATCTGATGGTCCACGACGGTCAGGTGGTGAACAAGGGTGAGCACATCGTCGACGGTCCAGCGGACCCGCATGACATTCTGCGACTGCAGGGTATCAATGCGCTGGCTCGCTACATCATCGACGAAGTTCAGGACGTTTATCGTCTCCAGGGCGTGAAGATCAACGACAAACACATCGAAGTCATCGTGCGTCAGATGCTTCGTCGCGTCGTGATCAGTGATTCAGGCGACAGCCGTTTCATCCGCGAGGAACAGGTCGAGCGTTCCGAAGTCCTGGACGAAAACGACCGCCTGGAAGCAGAAGGAAAGCTTCCGGCTCAATACGAGAACGTGCTGCTCGGTATTACCAAGGCTTCGTTGTCGACCGATTCGTTCATCTCCGCTGCTTCCTTCCAGGAAACCACGCGTGTGCTGACCGAAGCGGCGATCATGGGCAAGCGTGACGAGTTGCGCGGCCTGAAGGAAAACGTCATTGTCGGTCGACTGATTCCTGCTGGTACCGGTCTCGCCTACCATCGCAGCCGCAAGGCGCAGGTGGCGGGAGAGGATCTTGGCTCGGGGCATGCCTGGGCACCGGAAGAAGTTGTTGCGGAAGTGCACCAGGATAGTCACACGAGTTGA